The following proteins come from a genomic window of Miscanthus floridulus cultivar M001 chromosome 2, ASM1932011v1, whole genome shotgun sequence:
- the LOC136539946 gene encoding uncharacterized protein — protein MGGNGCLLAPCFCGALLSRRRKARLVLWGGESRAARHGKLAGHVMLEVAGTVVCRADAFYLGRPAPVLAIEDRLLGGGTYLVLPVDRLPQGYDAVTAASLAALSYDRAAGGGAGGGSSSPSIAGGPRSPFEYVKGDDGRTVIKVTPEFLIGAITASSRAAKDDNGEACAGALCSTPELRKHYEQLVVAARGRAWSPRLDTIKERKGRRGIALAAVVSPGKLSTVAVTTRLLSGSTPPKQKPGSDIRL, from the coding sequence ATGGGCGGCAATGGCTGCCTCCTGGCGCCGTGCTTCTGCGGGGCGCTGCTGTCGCGGCGGCGGAAGGCGCGGCTGGTGCTGTGGGGCGGGGAGTCCCGGGCGGCCCGGCACGGGAAGCTGGCGGGGCACGTGATGCTGGAGGTGGCGGGCACCGTGGTGTGCCGCGCCGACGCCTTCTACCTGGGCCGCCCCGCGCCCGTGCTGGCCATCGAGGACAGGCTCCTGGGCGGCGGCACCTACCTGGTGCTCCCCGTGGACCGCCTCCCGCAGGGCTACGACGCGGTCACCGCCGCGTCGCTGGCCGCGCTCTCCTACGACAGGGCTGCAGGTGGCGGCGCTGGAGGGGGCTCGTCGTCGCCGTCCATCGCGGGAGGGCCCCGGAGTCCGTTCGAGTACGTGAAGGGCGACGACGGGCGCACGGTCATCAAGGTCACGCCCGAGTTCCTCATCGGGGCCATCACGGCCAGCAGCAGGGCCGCCAAGGACGACAACGGCGAGGCGTGCGCCGGGGCGCTGTGCAGCACGCCCGAGCTGAGGAAGCACTACGAGCAGCTGGTGGTCGCCGCCAGGGGCCGCGCGTGGTCGCCGCGCCTCGACACCATCAAGGAGCGCAAGGGCAGGAGGGGCATCGCCCTCGCGGCGGTCGTCAGCCCCGGCAAGCTGTCGACGGTGGCCGTCACCACCAGGCTCCTCTCGGGCTCGACGCCGCCAAAGCAGAAACCAGGTAGCGATATCAGGCTGTAG